From Verrucomicrobiia bacterium, a single genomic window includes:
- a CDS encoding FIST N-terminal domain-containing protein codes for MNSTYSVAAHWSGGFEETGLQQWAEALRHQLPGGQVSLGLVFMTPKFFPHARQVLEILRVHAQIPTLLGCSSEGLIVGGEEIEENAGLALGLYSLPGAELKTARFTQEQLEEATGPGYWHMESGVTAEETNGWLAFVDPFHIDAEGWLRSWNAAYAPAPVLGGLSSGDFNEHLTQVYLNGDVFEDGGVALSVGGEVRLASVLSQGCTPIGETWTLTRVDRNFIQQIGNRPAYEVLAETVQNLTETEQKKARGNLFIGLVVNEYLEDFHRGDFLIRNLLGADPKTGAIAVGALPRPGQTIQFQRRDAEAANEDMIELLHRAHRALAGKTLYGACLCSCNGRGQNLFGRPNHDAAMVQEQLGPTGLTGFFCNGEIGPIGEKNFLHGFTASLALFVQK; via the coding sequence GTGAACAGCACTTATTCCGTAGCGGCGCACTGGAGCGGCGGGTTTGAGGAAACCGGCCTGCAACAATGGGCCGAGGCGTTACGCCATCAGCTCCCCGGCGGGCAGGTCTCGCTGGGCCTGGTGTTCATGACGCCCAAGTTTTTCCCGCACGCCCGGCAGGTGCTCGAAATCCTGCGCGTGCACGCCCAGATTCCCACCTTGCTCGGCTGTTCCAGCGAGGGCTTGATCGTCGGCGGCGAGGAGATCGAGGAAAACGCCGGCCTCGCGCTCGGACTCTACTCGTTGCCGGGCGCCGAACTGAAAACCGCCCGCTTCACCCAGGAACAACTGGAGGAAGCCACCGGTCCCGGTTATTGGCACATGGAAAGCGGCGTCACCGCCGAGGAAACCAACGGCTGGCTGGCGTTTGTGGACCCGTTCCACATCGACGCCGAAGGCTGGCTTCGCTCGTGGAACGCCGCCTATGCACCCGCCCCGGTGCTGGGCGGGCTTTCCAGCGGGGATTTCAACGAGCACCTGACGCAGGTCTATCTGAACGGCGACGTGTTCGAGGACGGCGGCGTGGCGCTCTCGGTCGGCGGCGAGGTCCGGCTGGCCAGCGTGCTTTCGCAAGGTTGCACGCCCATTGGCGAGACGTGGACCTTGACCCGCGTGGACCGCAACTTCATCCAGCAGATCGGGAATCGCCCGGCTTACGAGGTGCTGGCCGAGACGGTGCAGAACCTCACGGAAACGGAACAAAAAAAGGCACGCGGCAACCTGTTCATCGGCCTCGTCGTCAATGAATACCTGGAAGACTTTCATCGTGGGGATTTCCTGATTCGCAACCTGCTGGGTGCGGATCCCAAGACCGGTGCCATTGCGGTCGGCGCCCTGCCCCGGCCCGGTCAGACCATCCAGTTCCAACGGCGCGACGCGGAGGCGGCCAATGAGGACATGATTGAACTGCTGCACCGCGCCCACCGCGCGCTGGCCGGCAAAACGCTTTACGGCGCCTGTCTGTGCTCGTGCAACGGCCGCGGTCAAAATCTCTTCGGCCGGCCGAATCACGACGCCGCGATGGTGCAGGAACAGCTCGGCCCGACTGGCTTGACGGGCTTCTTCTGCAACGGCGAGATCGGCCCGATTGGGGAGAAGAACTTCCTGCACGGCTTCACCGCCTCGCTTGCGCTCTTTGTGCAGAAGTGA
- a CDS encoding LemA family protein, translating to MKKLVIALGIVLGLIVLLVMVAFGSYNRLVRLQTATDAQWAQVQNVYQRRADLIPNLVATVSGAANFEKSTITEVTAARASVGQVKIDASKAPTDAATLAQFDRAQQGLSSALSRLLVVAERYPDLKATANFRDLQAQLEGTENRISVERGRFNEAVQTYNATIKSAPTVFYAGALGFKERPFFTATTGAETPPKVNFDFNQPATTPAK from the coding sequence ATGAAAAAACTCGTCATCGCTCTCGGCATCGTGCTCGGCCTGATAGTGCTCCTCGTCATGGTGGCCTTTGGCAGCTACAACCGGCTGGTCCGGCTGCAAACCGCCACCGACGCGCAATGGGCGCAGGTGCAGAATGTTTATCAGCGCCGCGCGGACCTCATCCCCAACCTCGTCGCCACCGTATCCGGCGCCGCCAACTTTGAGAAATCCACCATCACGGAAGTGACCGCCGCGCGTGCCTCCGTGGGCCAGGTCAAAATTGACGCGAGCAAGGCGCCCACCGACGCCGCAACGCTGGCGCAGTTCGACCGGGCGCAGCAGGGCCTGTCCTCCGCGCTCTCGCGGCTGCTGGTCGTGGCGGAACGCTATCCGGACCTCAAGGCCACCGCGAATTTTCGCGACCTGCAAGCGCAGCTTGAAGGCACGGAAAACCGCATTTCTGTCGAACGCGGCCGCTTCAACGAGGCCGTGCAGACCTACAACGCCACCATCAAGTCGGCACCGACGGTGTTCTACGCCGGCGCGCTCGGCTTCAAGGAGCGCCCCTTCTTCACCGCCACGACCGGCGCCGAGACGCCGCCGAAGGTGAACTTTGACTTCAACCAACCCGCGACGACACCCGCGAAGTGA
- a CDS encoding MFS transporter has translation MDPAKTPARNPWAWIPSLYFAEGLPYVVVMTVSVIMFKGLGLSNTDVALYTSWLYLPWVIKPLWSPMVDLLRTRRWWIWCMQLIIGAGFAGVALALPTPHFVRASLAFLWLLAFSSATHDIAADGFYMLATTEQEQAWFVGIRSTFYRVATIAGQGLLVMLAGQLQEHTGNPRLGWMLSFGLAAAAFAGFGLYHAWVLPRPAADVRGDLSSAGKFAAEFGRTFVAFFQKPKIGLLLLFLLLYRFAEAQLVKMVSPFLLDGRDVGGLGLTTTEVGLVYGTVGVIALTVGGILGGVVVARRGLKFWLWPMVLVMHVPDAVFVFLAYAQPTNLTLISTCLALEQFGYGFGFAAYMLYMIYIARGPHQTAHYAICTGFMALGMMLPGMWSGWLQDKLGYPHFFLWVLLATLPGFAVTALIPLDREFGRRGRAAAK, from the coding sequence ATGGACCCGGCCAAAACTCCTGCGCGCAATCCGTGGGCGTGGATTCCTTCGCTCTACTTCGCCGAGGGGCTGCCCTACGTGGTGGTCATGACGGTGTCCGTGATCATGTTCAAGGGGCTGGGCCTGTCGAACACGGACGTGGCGCTCTACACGAGCTGGCTTTACCTGCCGTGGGTCATCAAACCGCTGTGGAGTCCGATGGTGGACCTTTTGCGGACGCGCCGCTGGTGGATTTGGTGCATGCAACTGATCATCGGCGCCGGCTTTGCGGGCGTGGCGCTGGCCCTGCCCACGCCGCATTTCGTGCGGGCGTCGCTCGCGTTCCTGTGGCTGCTCGCCTTCAGCTCGGCGACGCACGACATCGCGGCGGATGGCTTTTACATGCTGGCGACCACGGAGCAGGAGCAGGCGTGGTTCGTGGGCATTCGCAGCACGTTTTACCGGGTGGCCACGATCGCCGGCCAGGGGCTGCTGGTAATGCTGGCGGGCCAGTTGCAGGAACACACGGGCAATCCCCGGCTCGGCTGGATGCTGTCCTTCGGGCTGGCGGCGGCGGCATTCGCCGGTTTCGGTTTGTATCACGCCTGGGTTTTGCCGCGGCCGGCGGCGGATGTCCGGGGTGATTTGAGTTCCGCGGGGAAATTCGCCGCCGAATTTGGCCGGACGTTCGTGGCGTTTTTCCAGAAGCCCAAGATTGGCCTGCTGCTGTTGTTTCTGCTGCTTTACCGGTTTGCCGAGGCGCAACTGGTCAAAATGGTGTCGCCGTTCCTGCTCGATGGGCGGGACGTGGGCGGGCTGGGGCTGACCACCACGGAAGTGGGGCTGGTCTATGGCACCGTGGGCGTCATTGCGCTGACGGTGGGCGGCATTCTCGGCGGCGTGGTCGTGGCGCGCCGCGGCTTGAAATTCTGGCTCTGGCCGATGGTGCTGGTGATGCACGTGCCGGATGCAGTGTTTGTTTTTCTCGCCTACGCCCAGCCCACGAACCTGACGCTTATCAGCACCTGCCTGGCGCTGGAACAATTCGGCTATGGCTTCGGGTTCGCGGCCTACATGCTTTACATGATCTACATCGCGCGCGGCCCGCATCAGACGGCGCACTACGCGATTTGCACCGGTTTCATGGCGCTGGGCATGATGCTGCCCGGCATGTGGAGTGGGTGGTTGCAGGATAAACTCGGTTACCCGCACTTCTTTCTGTGGGTCTTGCTGGCGACGCTGCCCGGCTTTGCGGTGACGGCGCTGATTCCGCTGGACCGGGAGTTTGGCCGGCGGGGAAGGGCGGCGGCCAAATGA